The Bradyrhizobium betae genomic interval GCGACAGCGACCGTCTCACTCTTATCTTGCGCCACGGCTGCGGCTGGAGCCGCCGGCTTGCCCTGATCCTTGCTGGAATCCTTGGCGGGAGCGGTTTGTGGAAACAGCTTTGCGATCTTCTCCGAGGGCCGCGGGTCCGGCACCGGCAGCTTGGCGGCGCGCACCGCGGGATCGATCCCCCTAGGCACCAGCATGACGAAATGCATGGGATGGCGCAGCCGGCCCGAGACCCGGCCGGCATCCGCGCCTGCGCCGAAATAGAGATCGGCACGCGCGGGTCCAATGATGGCCGAGCCGGTGTCCTGCGCGATCATCAGCCGATGGAACGGCGTCCTGGCGCGTTCGGACTCGATCGGCAGCTCGCCCTCGATGAAGAACGGCGTACCGTAGACATGAAGCGATTTGTCGACCGCGATGGAGCGACCCGCGGTCAGCGGAATGCCTTGCGCACCGACCGCCTCGTCCTTGTCGGACAGATTGACCTCGCGGAAGAAGATGTAGGCACGGTTCTGGCGGCGCAGCTCCTTGGCGCCGTCAGGATTTTGAGCCATCCACTCCCTGATCTTCTGCATCGACATCTCCTCTTTCGGGATGATGCCGCGCTCGATCAGGATGCGACCCACGGCCGTATAGGGATAGCCGTTATAGGCGTCGTAGTTCAGCCGGAGCGTCGTGCCGTCCTCGAACTTGATCCGCGCCGAGCCCTGGATCTGGGCGAACAAAAGATCGGTCGGGTCCTTCAGCCAGGCGACCTCCAGCCCGCGGCCGGCGATCTTGCCGTCCTCGATCTCGCCGCGATCGTAATAGGGCACCAGCTTGCGGCGGCCGATCTTGCGATAGACCGGGCCCTTGTTGGGCAGGCTCACCGAGTCCTGCTTGTAGCCGCGCACGAAAAGGTTCGAAGGACGGCGATAGACCGGGACGTTGTAGACATCGGTCTGCGTGCGCGATCCCTCGAGCACCGGCTCGTAATAGCCGGTGACGAAACCATCGGGCTCACCGAGGCGGGAGATCCGCAGCGGCGCAAAATTCTCCTCGAAGAAGGTTTTGGCCTTGGCGTCGTCGGTGAGCTCCAGCGATTTGGCGGCGCGGCAAGGTTCGCTCAGCGAGCCGCCGAGCGCCTTCAGTTCAAGTGCCTTGGGCTCGGAAGCGCCGGTCTGCGCATTGATCGACTTGCAGCTGGCGCGGAACGTCTTGTAGGCGGCGAGATGATCGTCATCGCTCCAGCCCTTCACGTCAGCCCAGGGCAGCGGCAGATATTGCGCGCCGGGGATTTCGAAGGGCAGGGGAAGCTGCGGATAGGGCAAGGCCCGCTGGGGAGCCGCAGGCAGTGCCGGAAGGTGGTGATGATGGCTGCGATGGTGCCGCCGCGCCGCCTCGGCGCCGAGCGAAAACGACGACAGCACGACGAGGGCAGCGCAAAGCGCCGTCGCGCTGTTCTTCAGGAATACCTTAATTCGCGCTACCGGTGCCAACCAGCTTCCAGTTCGGATCGCGAGAGGTGATGTCGCGGGCGAAAGTCCAGATGTCGGTGATGTCGGCAACCGTGTCGGCGCTGCCGTCGACGATGTTGCCGGCCTTGTCGCGGGTGGCCGAGATCATCTGCGAGACGAAGCGGATCGTGAGCTGGGCGGTGCGATCGCGCAGCTCGGCGCCGACGAGCTCGGCCTTGTCGATCGAGACGAAGCGCGTCTCGGTCTTCTGCTCGTTCTTCTCGCGCTCCTTGATGGCGGCGTCGAAGCTCTCATAGACCTCAGACGACAGCAGGTCGCGCAGTGCGCGGCGGTCGCCATTGGCAAAGGCCAGCACGATCATCTCGTAGGCGCCACGGGCACCCGAAATGAAATGGCGCGGGTCGAAGGTGGAATCCTTGTCGACGATGGCGTCGAGACCCTGGGCCAGCGTGGTGCCCGGCTCGGTCAGGCCCTTCCAGCGGTCCGAGGGCGGGGCCGGCTCGGCCGTCGGAGCCAGCGGGGCCTGGTCGATCACCTTGCCCGGCATGGTCACGACGTTCTTGTCCGGGGCACCCCCCAGTGCATTGCGGGCGGCGGTGCGGTCGAACGGCGGCCGTTCGTTGCCCGTCCGCTGCCCCAATACGCTGCGCAGCCTCAGAAAGATGAAGACCGCCAGCGCCAGGAAGATGATGGTGTAGATGTCCACGTCGTATTCGCTTTCTGGTCTTCTCTAGAAGGGGTCGTCGCCGGGAAAATCAATCCGGCCAGTAGACCGTTCCATACAGGAACGGCAAGTCTACATCACCATTTTAGGTCCGCGCGTCAGGTCCGTGGGATGTAGGCACGAAATCTTGCCCGGCCAATGGCGCCTTTTGGCACAGTGACAAGTGTAGCGCGTTTTATGCTTAAGGGGAAACCCGATCCTGCCCGGAAATCGCGCATCTTCAAGCGTTTAACGCACGATTTCGCTGGGCGGGCGGGATGAACGTCCCAGTTGTGGGCACGGACCGGAAACCCCATCCGGGACCGTTCGTCCTTGTGGAATGAGGCGGCCCTATGTTAGCCAACCGCCGCGAAATTCAGCCCAAATCGGGTAAGGAGAGACTTTCATGACCAACGGCAACGGCACCCCTCCCGAGGCGGCCCAGGCTCCCCAGCTCAACGTGCTGGCGCAGTACACCAAGGATCTTTCGTTCGAGAACCCGAACGCGCCGAGCTCGCTCCAGCAGCAGAGCCAGCCGCCCCAGATCAACATCCAGATCAACGTCAGCGCCAACAATCTCAGCGAACAGGAGTTCGAGGTGACGCTGTCGGTCGAGGGCAAGGCCGAGACCGCCGGCAAGGTGATGTTCTCGTTCGAGCTCGCTTATGCCGGCGTGTTCCGGATCGCCAACGTGCCGAAGGAGAATTTGCATCCGCTGGTCATGATCGAATGCCCGCGCCTGCTGTTCCCGTTCGCCCGCGAGATCATCGCGACCGCGGTGCGCGACGGCGGGTTCCCGCCCCTGATGCTGGATCCGGTCGACTTCGTCGGTCTCTACCGTCAGAACATGGAGCGGCAAATGGCCGCCGGTGGTCAGGCAGGCCAAGCTTAACTGATAGGCTAACCAGCAGGGCCTAACCGGCTGGAGGGGCGACTGGAGCGGGCAGGAACTCGTTCCAGATCGCCTTGTCGCCGAGCGTGGCGATAAAGGCCCGATGCGCCTCGCGCTCGGCATCCGAAATCCGGGGCGCGAGCGGCACCAGCCGCTGCCGCCGCGGCGCATCTCCGGCCGCATGGATACGGATATCCTCGGCTTCCGACGCCAGCAGCAATTGCGACTGCCTCGCCCCGACCAGATCGACATAGACTTCGGCAAGCAACTCGGCATCGAGCAAGGCGCCGTGCTTGGTGCGGTGCGAATTGTCGATCAAATAGCGCGAGCAGAGATCGTCGAGCCGGTTCGACACGCCGGGATGCTTGCGCCGCGCCAACAACAGTGTGTCCACCAGCCGCTCGCGCGGAATTGCCGCACGCTTGATCCTGTCGAGCTCGGCATTGATGAAGCTGATGTCGAACGAGGCGTTGTGGATCACCAGCGGCGCGTCGCCGATGAACTCGAGGAATGCATCGACCACCTCGTGGAACAGCGGCTTGGTCGACAGGAATTCGGCTGACAGCCCGTGCACCGCAAAGGCTTCCGCCGGCATATCCCGTTCGGGATTGATATAGACGTGATACGTCTGCCCCGTCGGCATCCGGTTCAACATCTCGACGCAGCCGATTTCGACCAGGCGATCGCCGCGCAGGGGATCGAGGCCGGTGGTTTCGGTATCGAGAACGATTTCGCGCATGATCTTGAGACGCCGTGTGAGGGCGGCGAATCAGGCTCGCCGCTGCGGCATTTTAACGACCTCGGCCAGAATGTGCGTGATTTGAGCGCGCACAGGCTCAACTCCGTGTGACGTATCCACCACGAAATCGGCGCGTCGGCGCTTTTCCGCGTCCGGCGTCTGCTTGGCAATGATGGCGTCGAGCTTGGCCTCGTCCATCGTGCCGCGCGCCAGCACCCGTTCACGCTGGAGTTCTGGCGAGGTCGACACCACGACGACAGCGTCAACCCGCTTCTCGCCGCCGGTTTCGAACAGCAATGGAATGTCCAGCACAACGACCGGCGCCTTGACGGCTTCCGCAGCGGCAAAGAATTTCTGGCGGGAAGCGCCGAGCATCGGATGCACGATCTGCTCGAGCTGCTTGATGGCGGCGGGATCATGCACGACGCGCGCAGAGAGTTTCGGCCGGTCGACCTTGCCGTTCACGGTGGTCCCGGGAAAGGCGGCCTCGATCGCGGGAGCGGCCTCTCCTTCATAGAGCTGATGAACGGCAGCGTCGGCGTCGTAGACGGGCACGCCCGCCTCCGCGAACAATTTTGCGGTGGTGGATTTGCCCATCCCGATCGAGCCGGTCAGTCCCAGGATCCGCATCAGCGCCCAGCCTCGTCTGCCATTCACACCGCAACTAGCCGTTCGCTGCGCAGGAACGCAAGCAGCGGCAGCAGCGGTAGTCCGAGAATGGTGAAATGGTCGCCCTCGATCCGCTCGAACAGATGGATACCGAGGCCTTCGAGTTGATAGGCGCCGACGCTGGTGGTGACGGCATCGCCGGCGGCGTCGAGATAGGCAGAAAGCTCAGCCTCGCTCATCTGCCGCATGGTCATGCGGGCCACCGCGACGTCCTCGAAAACAACCTTGCCGTCGCGCGCCACGGCGACAGCGGAATTCAGCTCGTGGCTCTTGCCGGCGAGATCGCGCAATTGCGCCAGCGCCTGCGGCCGGCCCGCGGGCTTGTTGAAGAGACGCATCCCGAGGGCCAGCGTCTGGTCGGCGCCGATCACATGGCTTCCGGGACGATGGACCGAGACCGCTTTCGCCTTCTCGCGGGCCAGCAACAGAGCAATCTCGCGCGGGTTGGAAAGCCCTGAGGCGGCCTGAATGCCGCGCTCATCGATATCGGCCGTAACAGCCTCAAACGCCAGCCCGGCATTGGAAAGCAGCATTTTCCGCGCGCTGCTTTGCGAGGCCAGGATCAACGGAGACTTGCCGAGCCACAGACCCATCGCGAAAACTATTCAGAGGGTCGATTGCGCTGGCGATCACTGTAGAGCTTCATGATCGCCGCTGCGGTTTCCTCGATCGAACGCCGCGTGACGTCGAGCAGCGGCCAATCGTGCTTGGCGCTGAGCTTGCGGGCGAACGCGACCTCCTCGGCGACCGATTGCTTGTCGGTATAGGTGTCGCCGCTGGAGTCGGCGCCCATCGAGAGAAGACGGTTCGTACGGACCTGGATCAGGCGTTCCGGCGTCGCATGCAGACTGACCACCAGCGGGCGTGTCAGCGTCTCCAATTGCGCCGGCACCGGAATGCCAGGCACCAGCGGCACGTTGGCGGTGCGGATGCCGCGATTGGCGAGATAGATCGATGTCGGCGTCTTCGACGTTCGAGACACGCCGACCAGCACGACATCGGCATCGTCGAGACCTTCGACGTGCTGACCGTCATCGTGGATCATCGTGTAATTCAGCGCGTCGATGCGCTTGAAATATTCCGCGTTGAGGACGTGCTGGGCGCCGACGCGACCGGTGGTCGCAGCCCCGAGATACGCCTCGAACAGCTGCATCACCGGACCGATGATCGACAGGCTCGGAACGTTGATTCCCTTGCACTTGTCCTCCAGCCTGGCGACCAGATCCTTCTCCAGCAGCGTGAACAGCACGATCCCCGGTGCTTCCTCGATCTCGTCGAGCACGCGATCGAGCTGCTTCTGGCTGCGCACCAGCGGATAGACATGCTCGACCGGGGTGACGTTCGCGTACTGCGCGGCAACGGCCCGCGCGACGGTGATCAGCGTTTCGCCGGTGGAGTCGGACACGAGGTGCAGATGGAAATAATTGTTCGAGGTCGGCACAAAAGCCCTTTGTATGGAGAGGGTGTGGTTTGTGGATTTCTGTGGACCTTAACCCCTCGGAAAGGGTTGCGCGACACCGGGGGCGGGACAACTGCCAATTTTGTTCACACCACTGCCCCTCTGAACAAGTTCGATGCCCCGGAAATGCAGACATGGAATTCCGCGGACAACCCCCTTGATAAGCTGCCGACAGACACGCGCAAGCCTTTGAAGCTGGCCGACTTCTCGGAAGTCGCCAGAGCTTCCAGGGATATGTTGATGGATGTGAACAAACGATCGGGAACGTGCGGACGGAATCTTGTGAGTCCAATTCACGGTCACATAGACTCAAACCTTAAGAATCTAAGATTCTTTATAGGAGAAGGGACGCTCCAGATGGACTATGTGTGCAGGTGAGACCTTAACGAGTTCTTACTATCCCCAGTTCCATTCGCTGGCAGAAATCCCGGGCGCCAAACATGTTCGAAGACGTCTACCTCTGGATCAAGGCGCTGCATGTGATCGCGGTCATCGCCTGGATGGCCGGCATGCTCTATCTGCCGCGACTGTTCGTCTATCACTGCGAAGCCGAGATCGGCTCGAAGCAGTCCGAGACGTTCAAGATCATGGAACGCCGGCTGTTCAAGGCGATCATCAACCCTGCCATGATCGTGACCTGGCTCGCCGGGCTCTATCTCGCCTGGTCCGGCCACTGGTTCACGTTCGGCTGGCTGCACGTAAAACTGGCATTGGTCCTGGCGATGTCCGCGGTCCACGGCTTTTTTTCGCGTTGGCTGAAGGATTTCGCCGCCGACCGGCGCCCGCGGAGCCAGAAATTCTATCGGATTATCAACGAGGTGCCGACCGTCCTGATGATTCTCATCGTCGTCATGGTGATCGTGAAGCCGTTCTAGGCAAGATTCTGGGCAATAATCGCGAACGATCGCTCAGCGCTTCGGCTTGCGCAGTGAGAAGCGATTTTCTATATTAGCGGCATCCCACCCAACGCAGGCGGATGTGGTTGTGTCTGAGCTTTCCAGAGGCCGGACACCGCATCAGGTTTGAAGCCTCACCGGCGCTCTCCTTGCCAGACCTGCGGACCTTACCTTTTCGCGTCCGCATTTCAGAGCCTCCTCGCACCCCCTCCCAAGGTTACCCCACAGGACCACCCCAATGCGGGAAATTAAACTCCAGGACCTCAAGTCGAAGACGCCGGCCGAGCTCGTCTCGTTCGCGGAAGAGCACGGGGTCGAGAACGCCAGCACCATGCGCAAGCAGGAATTGCTGTTCGCCATCCTCAAGCAGCTTGCGCTCGCGGAAACCGATA includes:
- a CDS encoding murein transglycosylase A, encoding MAPVARIKVFLKNSATALCAALVVLSSFSLGAEAARRHHRSHHHHLPALPAAPQRALPYPQLPLPFEIPGAQYLPLPWADVKGWSDDDHLAAYKTFRASCKSINAQTGASEPKALELKALGGSLSEPCRAAKSLELTDDAKAKTFFEENFAPLRISRLGEPDGFVTGYYEPVLEGSRTQTDVYNVPVYRRPSNLFVRGYKQDSVSLPNKGPVYRKIGRRKLVPYYDRGEIEDGKIAGRGLEVAWLKDPTDLLFAQIQGSARIKFEDGTTLRLNYDAYNGYPYTAVGRILIERGIIPKEEMSMQKIREWMAQNPDGAKELRRQNRAYIFFREVNLSDKDEAVGAQGIPLTAGRSIAVDKSLHVYGTPFFIEGELPIESERARTPFHRLMIAQDTGSAIIGPARADLYFGAGADAGRVSGRLRHPMHFVMLVPRGIDPAVRAAKLPVPDPRPSEKIAKLFPQTAPAKDSSKDQGKPAAPAAAVAQDKSETVAVASPVPLPVPRPVIEPVREPRRPAKNRSHPQQ
- a CDS encoding Tim44/TimA family putative adaptor protein, coding for MDIYTIIFLALAVFIFLRLRSVLGQRTGNERPPFDRTAARNALGGAPDKNVVTMPGKVIDQAPLAPTAEPAPPSDRWKGLTEPGTTLAQGLDAIVDKDSTFDPRHFISGARGAYEMIVLAFANGDRRALRDLLSSEVYESFDAAIKEREKNEQKTETRFVSIDKAELVGAELRDRTAQLTIRFVSQMISATRDKAGNIVDGSADTVADITDIWTFARDITSRDPNWKLVGTGSAN
- the secB gene encoding protein-export chaperone SecB → MTNGNGTPPEAAQAPQLNVLAQYTKDLSFENPNAPSSLQQQSQPPQINIQINVSANNLSEQEFEVTLSVEGKAETAGKVMFSFELAYAGVFRIANVPKENLHPLVMIECPRLLFPFAREIIATAVRDGGFPPLMLDPVDFVGLYRQNMERQMAAGGQAGQA
- the dnaQ gene encoding DNA polymerase III subunit epsilon; this translates as MREIVLDTETTGLDPLRGDRLVEIGCVEMLNRMPTGQTYHVYINPERDMPAEAFAVHGLSAEFLSTKPLFHEVVDAFLEFIGDAPLVIHNASFDISFINAELDRIKRAAIPRERLVDTLLLARRKHPGVSNRLDDLCSRYLIDNSHRTKHGALLDAELLAEVYVDLVGARQSQLLLASEAEDIRIHAAGDAPRRQRLVPLAPRISDAEREAHRAFIATLGDKAIWNEFLPAPVAPPAG
- the coaE gene encoding dephospho-CoA kinase (Dephospho-CoA kinase (CoaE) performs the final step in coenzyme A biosynthesis.), yielding MRILGLTGSIGMGKSTTAKLFAEAGVPVYDADAAVHQLYEGEAAPAIEAAFPGTTVNGKVDRPKLSARVVHDPAAIKQLEQIVHPMLGASRQKFFAAAEAVKAPVVVLDIPLLFETGGEKRVDAVVVVSTSPELQRERVLARGTMDEAKLDAIIAKQTPDAEKRRRADFVVDTSHGVEPVRAQITHILAEVVKMPQRRA
- a CDS encoding Maf family protein yields the protein MGLWLGKSPLILASQSSARKMLLSNAGLAFEAVTADIDERGIQAASGLSNPREIALLLAREKAKAVSVHRPGSHVIGADQTLALGMRLFNKPAGRPQALAQLRDLAGKSHELNSAVAVARDGKVVFEDVAVARMTMRQMSEAELSAYLDAAGDAVTTSVGAYQLEGLGIHLFERIEGDHFTILGLPLLPLLAFLRSERLVAV
- a CDS encoding pyruvate, water dikinase regulatory protein, with the translated sequence MPTSNNYFHLHLVSDSTGETLITVARAVAAQYANVTPVEHVYPLVRSQKQLDRVLDEIEEAPGIVLFTLLEKDLVARLEDKCKGINVPSLSIIGPVMQLFEAYLGAATTGRVGAQHVLNAEYFKRIDALNYTMIHDDGQHVEGLDDADVVLVGVSRTSKTPTSIYLANRGIRTANVPLVPGIPVPAQLETLTRPLVVSLHATPERLIQVRTNRLLSMGADSSGDTYTDKQSVAEEVAFARKLSAKHDWPLLDVTRRSIEETAAAIMKLYSDRQRNRPSE
- the hemJ gene encoding protoporphyrinogen oxidase HemJ; the encoded protein is MFEDVYLWIKALHVIAVIAWMAGMLYLPRLFVYHCEAEIGSKQSETFKIMERRLFKAIINPAMIVTWLAGLYLAWSGHWFTFGWLHVKLALVLAMSAVHGFFSRWLKDFAADRRPRSQKFYRIINEVPTVLMILIVVMVIVKPF